The nucleotide window aagccaaatttgaaatttggccaaaaatgaaaaagtgggaagggtatagcctttccacttttgtcaaaatcggccaaaaatgacatctcttgaaattcttcaaaaatcagacggcataatcgaaattgaacgctgatttcgatttagtcattggttttctctttagactagccgtttaaaaaattaacgaaaacagttctgttagcgcaccaacttcatttatggtttttaacatgtaaatgaaaaactataagaccaatagaaaaataaacctgatttccgtgattttcattcaattctgaatctaaatcatgtattttaagccaaatttgaaatttggccaaaaatgaaaaagtgggaagggtatagcctttccacttttgtcaaaatcggccaaaaatgacatctcttgaaattcttcaaaaatcagacggcataatcgaaattgaacgctgatttcgatttagtcattggttttctctttagactagccgtttaaaaaattaacgaaaacagttctgttagcgcaccaacttcatttatggtttttaacatgtaaatgaaaaactataagaccaatagaaaaataaacctgatttccgtgattttcattcaattctgaatctaaatcatgtattttaagccaaatttgaaatttggccaaaaatgaaaaagtgggaagggtatagcctttccacttttgtcaaaatcggccaaaaatgacatctcttgaaattcttcaaaaatcagacggcataatcgaaattgaacgctgatttcgatttagtcattggttttctctttagactagccgtttaaaaaattaacgaaaacagttctgttagcgcaccaacttcatttatggtttttaacatgtaaatgaaaaactataagaccaatagaaaaataaacctgatttccgtgattttcattcaattctgaatctaaatcatgtattttaagccaaatttgaactttccaaaaatgaaaaagtgggaagggtataaagcctttccacttttgtcaaaatcggccaaaaatgacatctcttgaaattctccaaaaatcagacggcataatcgaaattgaacgctgatttcgatttagtcattggttttctctttagactagccgtttaaaaaattaacgaaaacagttctgttatcgcaccaacttcatttatggtttttaacatgtaaatgaaaaactataagaccaatagaaaaataaacctgatttccgtgattttcattcaattctgaatctaaatcatgtattttaagccaaatttgaaatttggccaaaaatgaaaaagtgggaagggtatagcctttccacttttgtcaaaatcggccaaaaatgacatctcttgaaattcttcaaaaatcagacggcataatcgaaattgaacgctgatttcgatttagtcattggttttctctttagactagccgtttaaaaaattaacgaaaacagttctgttagcgcaccaacttcatttatggtttttaacatgtaaatgaaaaactataagaccaatagaaaaataaacctgatttccgtgattttcattcaattctgaatctaaatcatgtattttaagccaaatttgaaatttggccaaaaatgaaaaagtgggaagggtatagccttttcacttttgtcaaagtcggccaaaaatgacatctcttgaaattctccaaaaatcacacggcataatctaaaatgaacgctgatttcgatttcttGATTGGTTTCCttgttaaactagccgtttcaaaaaatagCTAAAATAGTTCTGTtaacgcaccaacttaatttatggtttttaacatttaaatgaaaagctataagaaaaattgaaaaataaacctgatttccgtgattttcattccattctgaatctaaatcatgtactttaagcaaaatttgaaattatgccaataatgaaaaagtgggaagggtatatatagccttcccacttcagtgggacctgttcaaaagtaatgtAAAATTCATATTTGACTCAACTTAACCATTTCGTTAACTTGGCCCTAAACATATGTATACACttcatgttttcaaaagttaagtttaataataaaattaagcaaaaaagcCAGCGAAAAAATGTCTGATTTGTTTTGGGTTTCAATGTTTTCCTCCCGAAattataatttctttattgccttgttgaagcagaaggAAAGCTGGGGTTTCGTGGGCTTGAAAATTAAATTCCACACATTGTTCTCTGACTCTGCAATCAAtaaactaaaatataaattttttaattaatcaACTTTTcatatcatctatcacccatCCTGTCTGAATGGGTGTCTGTCTGAGAAGTGGAAGATTGTGGAATCAATCTTTACTCGTGAAAATAATTGATCTAAAGGAACAGGTCATATGtcgtttcattttaccaatttaccaaaCTAGTAACGAGAAACAAATGTATAGTTCTCCAGctttaggtttttcctgccaatttaagaaaaccaaaacggatattttggcaatttttaaaataatatccaataacaaatttaaataaattgtttaatttgatTTGTTGGCGTGAATGCGTATTTTATTACTTAGACAATTTGCAACGGAGTTTAACCGCTGGCATTCTCTGCAGGAGCCTAAAGCATACTGCTTGATCAATAGTAATGATATAAGATTGTACTAGACATTCTTTCAACTGAAAATATCGAGTAAATCTTTCAACTGATTTGGGATTTGAATCCTCGACCTTCAGCATAGCAGGCCGAGGCTTTACTACTAAGCCATAATTCATCGTGATAATATATCTATATTTTCGTGTTAATTGAGATCAACAAATTTCCActtagaatttttttgtagcaCAAATCAAGATCATTTCCTATTAACATGTCCTCAATAAACCCATCTAACAGAAACCCATTGAATTTACAACATTTAATTTCATTGTACGTGTTAATTTTCACCCGGGTTTGAACTCGAGACCTTCACCAAGTGAGGATCCACACACCAATATTCTGCCACAAGGCTATGATCCTTGAGTACAAGCTATTCAGGTTAGCATATTATTTTAAGAGCCTATAAAAATTGCCTTTACAATTTATCTTTTCCTTccttctaatattagtgcTATTTAAAAtataactcatggctcaatggttgagcatcggcaatgtACGCCGAAAGTTTAGGGATCGATACCCGAACGAGTTAAAATTGAATGTGTGTTAGTATTCCAATACATTTGACAAACCGATAAATACAAAGTTTGTATACAATATCATTCTGCAGTTAAATAAAACTCTCATATGTATGAGATTCAAATATGTATAACAGCAAATTACCAATTCCAGGATTGCAATTCggctctcagaaaaggggtacttCTTGCGGGGAATActgtgccggtccagttatagaaccggcctgtgcgcggttctataactgaatggttctataaccaagcacccgatcttagtgccacctatcgtcggttctttcatccctcaaactttgacggtcttagaatgtaagggcacatagcagagtggtaatgctgttcgctatggatctagattcccgtgttcgaaccggtgctatgactaacttaaaaagattttaaatatatgtgtaatattgTCTTTagctatgaatggtgagatattagtgtatcttcattagtgggggaccatccacagaggaagcggtttgatgaactagaagaactgcTGTCATAtcagaaggaaaaagatattagagttggtagaaggactggaatggaacaaggtgcaagaagataagaatgaataatgGAAGCTatgtattctattgtatttggtatgaataactttaacccctattattattagttgggccattgaaccgatgtacaacattgcctaaaaagataaaacccattacagtaatatttgttttgcatgttttaaaaggcaaaacccattcattcccgccatagaaaatcgatatatttcataatacggccaacggtggcgctgaaacacggcaaagaaaaatcggttcgataaccgagccggttctatagctaggcggttctataactggaccggcactgtagtGTTCCCTGCAAaaaccccttttctgagagggaaaatagccatagtggaggaaccatGGGTCTTTGACTCTTGGTGAACTCTTGGGAAACTCAAGAGCGTTAAGTGTAAAGCACAATTGAAGCGTAGAAGGAGAATTCGTATTAGAATTCCATTGAAAAAACCTCGAACATTACCCAGCTACATCGTTTATTGATTGCAAATGTATGACAGTTCAAAACTACACACATTCTTTGGCACTTTAAACATAATTTTCCTCGGAAACGGATAACATTTTGAGAATATTTCCATGTTCAAATTTTCGAGCCACATCAGCAGGTGTAAGTCCAAAGTCATCCTTCTTATCGCGTAACGCTCGGTTCTTCAATAGGAAGATAACACAGGATTCCTAAAAGCAGCAATTCAATTTAGATTAAACAAATGCTCTGGGGCTGCCGTGAACCAAGCTAGCTTGTATGGCAGGGAAAACAATACAaacatatttatattttaccTGATTGTGGTGCGCAGCTAAATGTAATGCTGTTCGATTGCTGACATCTGGCTGGTTAAGGTCAGCCCCAGCTTCCATCAACGAGATTAGTCGTTTCACATTTCCTCTAGCAGCAGCACTGCACAACATTTCACCAATTGTGTGAGGTCCCGACGTCAAGTGAGCCCCACATTGCACCAATACAGCTATCTGAGTGGTTATATCAGGATAGTTCAGAATTCTGCTCAACGTATACaacataaaaacatttttcacgTACTACATCGTTATGATCTCCTGTAACTGCCGACATTAACGGCGTATTTCCTGAACGATCTCTCGAATGGACGGAGGCTCCTCTGCCCAGCAGAAATTCAACAACGGCCAAACGTCCTTCACTAGCTGCCGCATGAAGCGGAGTTCGACCATCAACATCACCAGCAGACAAGTTAGCACCATATCTCTCCAAGGATTCTAATTTATACAAATCGCCCGTCTACAAACCAGAAGAAAAGGAGGAATAAAAAATCTCGACGATACAGGTAACCGGATCAAATTAAGTTTTTTACCTTGACGGCTGAACAAATAAGTGAGGGGAAAAGAACGTCTTTGAGTTGTTCCATTTCTTCACTTGAAGACAAATGCAAGGAACGTGCTAAAGCTTCAACCAGCTCCATTTCTTTATCCAGTTTTGTGTGTGGAAGCGTCAATTCACCCCGTAAATTGGTCATCATCATTTGCCTCTTGGTTTCAAGATCCCACTCATCTTTTGACAAAACGTACGACAATTTCGTTAGGGCAGCTTCAGGTGTCATATCAGCACCAGGTATAACTCCGGCTTCCAGAAGTGCGGCTCCAGTTTCGTAAATAGCCTGAACAGCGCCATGGCAGCATTGCGTGGTATTGATAATCAAGACACCATTCTTTGTGGCCCTACGGAGCTCGTCAATGAGATCCAGACGATTCGATGGGACGTTACCTAAGACCAGTCAAATATTACCCCCATTAACCATCTAACATTGTTTACCAAACATCTGGAAATGAAAGTTTTACCCGAGCCATAAGTTTGCATAACAATGCCTTCAATGGGCGGATGTAGAAGAGCTCGAACAGTTTGAATAGTGATACTGGGAAAAAGGCGAAGCAAACATACGTTGCGGTTTAAAATGGAATGGACACGAAATCGATCGATCGTCACCGGTCTAAACACAGATCTGTATTCcactagaaaagaaatgattcaATGATGATACCAAGCGCAAATCGAAAGATGCAAACTACAATTACCATGTACGTCGATGCCAAAGTGGGCGAGAGACGGCAAGTTTGGCGAATCAAACGCGTCCAGGGAACCGTTGGAGCGTTTGACTGTCCGATTGCCCCGGTAGAGCTTGTGGTTGAAAAAGACGCACACTTCTGGTATGCAATAGGTTCCAGCAACGATCAAAGCACCGAGAAAGTTATCCCGCCCATCGCTccttatttcaaaaatgggAATTTGCGACCCGGTGACTATCACCGTTTTGCCCAGGTTCTCCAACATGAAAGACAACGCCGAAGCCGTGTAGGACAACGTATCAGTGCCGTGGAGGATGACGAAGCCGTCAAAGAGTTCGTATGATCTCTGCAAAGCCAAGCGCGAAGCCATCAAACATTAGTTTGCAAAAGATTCAATGATGGCCGGAAATTAAACGCACCCTCAGATCTTTGGCGATATTGATCCAGTCGTCCATCGTCATATTGGACGAGTCCAAGAGTGGCTCATATTCGTAAATAGTATAGAGAATGCGTTTGGCATCAGGACCGAGCGATGGCAGTGCTAACGGAGCCTTGTGCGTATTGCCGGCGCCAAAACGGGCCGTCGCGTATTTCTCATCGTGCAAATGAATGGCTTTCCGTATCATCCGTTCCAGGGCGTTGGCCATGGGCACCAaagctaaacaaaaaaatcaaggtCAAGAAGATATTCAGCAACAGCAAGAAAAGCTTAGAGACAGACAAACCGAAAACCACAAGGCCATCAAAGCATCAACAATGCCAAGGCAACTGCCATTAAGctcaattactaaatcgataGCTCTTCAGGATAGGACTTCCTCTATCCTACTAATTAGACAAGCAGGTCACAACATCTCATCGTGGCGACAAGAAATCAGCGTACAAATACACAGACAAGAGAGCAGAGGAGAAAGTTTTCTGCAAACATGTTTGATGCGACAGACGAAATTCGTTTTAAGA belongs to Daphnia magna isolate NIES linkage group LG1, ASM2063170v1.1, whole genome shotgun sequence and includes:
- the LOC116932038 gene encoding L-asparaginase-like isoform X1; the protein is MLSSSRKETEAVKIVASTLEADDDSEIVSTSPSNGGRPPIDAAHVPKKLWRHSSMDVCANLETKNESKVLVLYTGGTIGMMRNENGALVPMANALERMIRKAIHLHDEKYATARFGAGNTHKAPLALPSLGPDAKRILYTIYEYEPLLDSSNMTMDDWINIAKDLRRSYELFDGFVILHGTDTLSYTASALSFMLENLGKTVIVTGSQIPIFEIRSDGRDNFLGALIVAGTYCIPEVCVFFNHKLYRGNRTVKRSNGSLDAFDSPNLPSLAHFGIDVHVEYRSVFRPVTIDRFRVHSILNRNVCLLRLFPSITIQTVRALLHPPIEGIVMQTYGSGNVPSNRLDLIDELRRATKNGVLIINTTQCCHGAVQAIYETGAALLEAGVIPGADMTPEAALTKLSYVLSKDEWDLETKRQMMMTNLRGELTLPHTKLDKEMELVEALARSLHLSSSEEMEQLKDVLFPSLICSAVKTGDLYKLESLERYGANLSAGDVDGRTPLHAAASEGRLAVVEFLLGRGASVHSRDRSGNTPLMSAVTGDHNDVIAVLVQCGAHLTSGPHTIGEMLCSAAARGNVKRLISLMEAGADLNQPDVSNRTALHLAAHHNQESCVIFLLKNRALRDKKDDFGLTPADVARKFEHGNILKMLSVSEENYV
- the LOC116932038 gene encoding L-asparaginase-like isoform X2; translation: MMRNENGALVPMANALERMIRKAIHLHDEKYATARFGAGNTHKAPLALPSLGPDAKRILYTIYEYEPLLDSSNMTMDDWINIAKDLRRSYELFDGFVILHGTDTLSYTASALSFMLENLGKTVIVTGSQIPIFEIRSDGRDNFLGALIVAGTYCIPEVCVFFNHKLYRGNRTVKRSNGSLDAFDSPNLPSLAHFGIDVHVEYRSVFRPVTIDRFRVHSILNRNVCLLRLFPSITIQTVRALLHPPIEGIVMQTYGSGNVPSNRLDLIDELRRATKNGVLIINTTQCCHGAVQAIYETGAALLEAGVIPGADMTPEAALTKLSYVLSKDEWDLETKRQMMMTNLRGELTLPHTKLDKEMELVEALARSLHLSSSEEMEQLKDVLFPSLICSAVKTGDLYKLESLERYGANLSAGDVDGRTPLHAAASEGRLAVVEFLLGRGASVHSRDRSGNTPLMSAVTGDHNDVIAVLVQCGAHLTSGPHTIGEMLCSAAARGNVKRLISLMEAGADLNQPDVSNRTALHLAAHHNQESCVIFLLKNRALRDKKDDFGLTPADVARKFEHGNILKMLSVSEENYV